The nucleotide sequence TGCTTGGCACCACACTCGGCGCAGAACCGCTGGTCGGCTTTCATGGTGGTACCACAATCCACGCAGAATTTCTCTTTGGCCTGCGCGACGGCCGCACTGGGCGTACCGCATTGCGGGCAGAATTTCTGCCCTGGGTTGAGTTTGGTGTTGCAGCTCTGGCACTGCACAATACCGCCCCGGTTCAGAAAGTCCAACTCTTTTGTATAATCCTGCGCCCGGGTTTTCGTGTAAATCTGCTCCCGGCCGGCCAACGCTTGCTGGGCCGCTAGCTCTTCGTGTTCGTCGGGGGCGCAATCTTCGCAGAGGCCGGCTTTCGAATTCCAGCATACATCAGGGCACACCCAGTGGCCACAGCGGGTGCACTGCTTGAAATGTTGCTTGCCCTCCAGCACCGCTTTTTCCAGCGCTTCGTCGTGCGCTTTGCCGCCTATGGCGCGCTGTACGTGGTAGGCAGCATTGCCCGCCTGATGAAACATTCCCCCAAACAAACTACCGGCGGCTGTGAGCAAACTCCCGGCAATACCTACCGCGTTGGGCTGAAACCGCGACATGTGGCCGTTACGGCACTTGTCACAGTAGAACTTAAACTGGAAGCCTTTATCAGTGGATAAGTCGTCATGATTGGCGACAAACTGAATCATGTTGCTCATGCTGGATGTATGGAAGGTGACACCCAAAAGTAGCATATCTGAATACTTGATTACACCTATCGGCCGACTAAGCACTGAATTCCTTCCGTATACTGGCGAACATCACAGGCCTTACGGTCTAGCTTCATGCGTATTTGTTACTTTCTGCTTGCTTTTTTTCTGTTTTACACCAACACTTCCACGGCCCAGGTACTCCCCCCCGATACCACCATTATTCGCTATGCGGGGCAGCTTACGGGCCAATACACCTCCGGGGGCGTGAACCGGACCTTACTGGCTACCACCCACACCCTCACGCTGTTGCGCGGCCAGCATTTCGGAGCCCCCGTTACGGGCAGCTTCACCTACGGCAGACAAGACGGCTTGCTTAAGGAGCGGGAGTTGCTCTTTAACGCCACTCCTTACTACTGGCTCGGCCATTTCCGGGCCTATGGCATCGGGGGGTACGAGCAAAGCAATCTGCGCGGCATAAACCAGCGCATTCAGTTGGGCCTTGGTCCTGGTTGGGCCTTCTACACCGACTCGCTGGGGCGGGAAGTGTCGGTGAGCAACCTGTTTATCCGCGAAGCAACCTACTTTCAGGATGGCAGCCAACGCATTGTGTCGCGTAGTTCGTTGCGGCTACGGTTGGTGTACAACCAGGGCGTGTTCTCGCTTCATTCCACCACGTTCTATCAACCCAACCTGAGCGGTTTCGCCGACTACCGCATCAACCAGCTTTCCACGCTGGCGTTGCGGTTCACGGCTCGCTTTGCCATTACGGCCTCTTACACCTATACCTACGAGAGCCGCGTGCTGGAAGGCAAACCCAACGACAACACCAACCTGACTGTGGGCGTGGCCTTTAGCACCAAGCAAGTGCAGCCACCTATTTCCACCACTGCTCTGACTCCTGCTTTCGAGCAGCCAAGTTGTGCTCAACCCATGCGCTGCGGTACGACTGCCACCCATGGCTTACGTAGTTGTCGGCGGGGCTAAACTCCCCCACTCCCTGATCTAAGTCGCCACAGTTCGGAATACGGTAGTCGCCCCAATTGCTGCGCTTCACAAGCTCGCTCTTATAAGATTTCCACGTGCCAACGTATTGATTATTACAGAATCCGTCGGAATAGTTGTTGCTATCATCGTACCGTATCCTTATAGTGCGGTCCAGATACCAGTTGGTGCGCAACACTCCTTGGAAAGTACCGGCGCCAGACAGGCCTACAGGTTCGTGTAGCTTGTATTCGGCCAGTGCCAAGCCAGCTTTTACTGCTGGTACAGAAGCCCCATCTAAGCCAACAGGCAGAGCCGCGGCTTCCCGGACATCGAGTAGGGTAAACGTTCCGCGAAACGGCAGCACATTTTCTCCCACCTTCGACTTTCCGGTCACCAGGTAGCGCCCGGCTGCTGAGGGTCTGGCCGCACTGTCAGCAGCTTTATGCGCAGACGTTGATAGTTGCCTCCGATAAAACCGTACACATTTTCATTGTTGGTTTTCAGCCAGAGAGCCGAGAAGTCGTAGCGTTTGTACCTGTTGATGAGTTCAACTGGTTTCAACTTCTTATCAGCAAGAACAGCTAGCCGGTATTGCGCACTTTCCGGCGGCAGCGTCACTGGTGCAGCCGCAAGCATAACCACCATCATGGCAGCTCTCGTTTTCAAGCCAGGAAACAGCATAAAGTACAGACTGGTAGACTTCAACGTTAAATGTAACAGGCCGTGGCCGACTCCCACACCGCATTTCTCTGGCTCCTCATTAAACCCTACCCTGCTGGCTGCCTCTAACCCGCTACATCCGCCGCTCTAATCTACCTTTCCTGCTTGGAAGACCAGGACATACTCGCCAAGTTTGCCGATCCGGCCGCGCGCAACGTGGCATTCAACCAACTGGTGCGCAAGTACCAGACAAAAGTGTACTGGCATATCCGCAAGATGGTGGTTGACCACGACGACGCCGACGACCTCACGCAGGATGTGTTTGTGAAAGTGTGGAAGCACCTCGAGAACTTCCGGCAGGATGCCTCCCTCTACACCTGGATTTACCGCATTGCCACCAACGAATGCCTGAGCTTTCTGGCCAGCAAGCGGCGCAAGTTTTTCCTGCCTCTCAACGACGTGGGCGCCGAACTAGCCGCCAAAATGGAAGCCGACCCCAGCGTAGCAGGCGACGATATTGAGCTACGGCTGCAGAAAGCCATCCTCAAGTTGCCCGACAAACAACGCTTGGTTTTCAACCTACGCTACTACGATGAGATGCCCTACGAGCAAATGGCCGAAGTGACGGGCACCAGCGTAGGCGCTTTAAAAGCTTCCTATCATCACGCCGCCAAAAAAATAGAGCAGTTCATCAACGACCAATGATTCTCGCCTACTGGCAGGCCCAATAACTAGGACTCTAAATAAAGATGCGAGAAGCAAGAACCTCTTTAAACCTGAAGGCCTTACGTGCCTCTAAAGCAGTATGAAAACACCCTTCCGTCTGGACGACCATCCTCGCCGGCCGCAGCCCCTGGCAGCGCCCCCCGACGGTTACTTCGACCAGTTGCCTTCTCGCGTTATGCAACGGGTACAGCCCCTCGCCGACGACGCTACCCGGCCTGGCTTGCACTGGCTAGCCACGTTGTCGGCGCCGTTGCGCACCACGTTGGCTGCCAGTGTGGTGTTGGGCGGCTTTGTGGGCTCCTTTCTCTTAAGTGATGCTTCAACTCCTGCCGCTGGTAGTTCTAGTGCTGCTACCTTGGCCGCAGTATCACACACCGAAATGATAGAATATTTGCTAGCCAACGAGCGGGTGACCCTCACTGATCTGGCCGAATTGCCCAGCACAGCGCATCCTCTTCCCGAAACGTACCTGCGAGCCTCCCCATCAGAGCTGCAGGAAGCGTTGGATGCTCAACCCGCCGAGGAAACCTATCTGTAACCGTTTTTTGTCACCGCTTTACCTGTTACCCACATGAAATTTCTGTTCTGTAGTTTGCTGATGTTCAGCTTACTGGCAGTCACTCCGGTAGTGGCCCAACCTAGCCCCGGTGGACGGCAAGGCCGCATGAGCCAGCTCGAAAACGCCAAGATTGCCTACATCACCGAGAAAGTTTCGTTGACTCAAGACCAAGCCCAACGCTTTTGGCCCGTCTACAACGAATTTTCCTCTAAGCGCCGCGACCTCAACCACCGCATGCGCGAACTTCGCACCAGCGACCAGGATGCCCTTTCCGATGACCAAATCAAGGACAACCTAACGCAAGCCCTAGCCATGCGCCAGCAAGAGGTGAATCTAGAGAAAGAGTACTTCAACAAGTTTCAGAAAGTGCTCAGTATTCGGCAGGTAGGCAAGTTGTTTCAGGCCGAGCGTCAGTTCACCAAAGAAGTGCTCAAGCGCGTAACCGACCGACGTGGCGGGCCACCAAGTGCTGGCGCAGGAGCCGCCGACTAATACTACGTAACCTACCATTGCATGAAAGGCTGCCTATTGGCAGCCTTTTGTTTTTTGTGTGGCCCAGAGTAGCACGCAAGCCACAAGAACTCTGTTGGGTGTTCTTGCACCCGTACCTTTGCGTTATGCTTACTCCTCGCCAGCTTTTCCTGCGCCACCAAGCTCAAACTTCCGACTTTCCATTGCTCGTTGAAATCGAACGAGCTGAGGGAGTGTATATGTACGGCCCGGAAGGGCAGCGTTACCTTGATGTCATTTCCGGCATCGGCGTCAGCAACGTAGGGCACCGCCACCCTCGCGTTATCGAGGCCATTAAAGACCAGCTCGACAAGTACTTACACTTAATGGTGTACGGCGAATTCGTGCAGGCCCCGCCCGCTCAGCTGGCGCATGCCCTACACGAAACTCTCCCCGCCCACCTCGACAACGTGTACTTCACCAACTCAGGCACAGAGGCCATTGAGGGAGCCTTGAAGCTGGCCAAACGCTACACCGGCCGCACTGGCTTCGTGTCGTGCCAGAACGCGTACCATGGCTCCACGCACGGCGCGCTGAGCATCACCGGCTCCGAAGGCTTCAAGAACAGCTACCGCCCGCTGCTGCCCGACGTACGCCACATTCGTTTCAATCAGCTTGCGGATCTAAAGCTGATTGACGAGCATACAGCCGCCGTTGTCGTTGAAACGGTGCAGGGTGAGGCGGGGGTGCGCGTGCCAGAACCGGGCTATCTGCCAGCCTTGCGTCGGCGCTGCACCGAGGTTGGCGCCTTGCTGATACTAGATGAAATTCAGTGCGGCTTCGGGCGGACGGGTACTTTCTGGGCGTTCGAGCAGTTCGACGTTACACCTGATATCTTGGTGTGTGCTAAGGGCATGGGCGGTGGTATGCCCATCGGGGCCTTTATTTCCTCCCAGGAAATTATGGCCGGCTTGAAAACGAACCCCATTCTGGGGCACTGCACCACGTTCGGTGGCCACCCGGTGTCGTGTGCGGCTTCGTTGGCAACGCTACGGGTATTGCAGGAAGAAAACCTGCTAGCGGGTGTGGCCGAAAAAGCCACTCGTTTTCGGCGGCAGCTCGTGCATCCAGCCATCCGCGATGTGCGAGGGTGTGGGTTGCTCATGGCTGTAGAGTTCGACTCGTTTGATGTGCTCAAACCCATCATCGACCGCGCCCTCTGGCACGAGGGCGTCCTAACCGACTGGTTTTTGTTCTGCGACAATTCGTTGCGCTTGGCTCCTCCTCTGATTATCACCAACGACGAAATTGACGAGGCCTGTGCCGCCTTGCTTCGGGCCATAACGTTTGTGTGCGGATAGCACTCCCCCAACAAGAAACCGCCCTTCCTGGCTTGCTCTTCTCATCGAAGACATGCCAAGAAGGGCGGTTTGTTTTTTAGGTGGTATAGCGGCTAGCCGCAGGCAGTTTTCAAAAAGGCTTGGGTTTCGTCCTTGATGTCTCCTCTTTCTCGGCCATCTTTCACGCCTTGCGAAATCTTTTTTACGAGCAGACCCACAATATCTTTTCGGAAGCCGAGCTTCTCGGCCATGATGGTGCAAAAGTCCATTTCGCTGTCGTCCACGATGCCGTCGGCTAACATCATGTCCACCATGTCGAATATTTGATCGAAGCGTTCGGAATCGTTGTCGGGTACGATCAGCTGGTTTAGGCTGCTGTTGGCCACAATGGTGCGCACTTGATCGGCGCGAATGCCATTTCTCTTGCCTACAGTCACAATGAAGCTCATTTCTCGTTCATCGAGGTGGCCATCGGCTTTGGCCAGCGCGGCCAGATTCTGGATGTGGCTTTTTACTTTCCGAGTCTGCTCATTTTCAAAAAAACCGAACATAAGGGAGGGACTATGTAAAAGAACGGGGTAAAAAGAACGGAAAAACAGAAACCGCCAGAAGGCGGCGAGTGGGAAGTTACTCGGCGATGCGCTGGATTCCAATAGGTCAGCTTACGCAACATAAAACAAAATAGTCGTATTTCAGCTAGGAAATTTCACAGCAGCTTTACAGAAAGCGAGCGGCAGTTTGCCAACGATTTACCACCTTTGCCCGTTCCGTGCGCCGGGTTTTCAACCGGACGCCTTCTGAAGCATAAGAGTTATGATGAAACGCATCGCAGTTTTCACCAGTGGCGGCGACTCGCCGGGTATGAACGCCTGCATCCGCGCCGTAGTACGTACGGCCGTGTACCATGGCATTGAAGTGTATGGCATTATGCGCGGCTACAGCGGCATGATCAAGGGCGAGTTTGTGCGGCTGGACTCCGCCTCCGTGGCCAACACCATTCAAAAAGGAGGCACTATCCTCAAATCAGCCCGTAGCCAGAAGTTTTTGACCAAGGAAGGACGCCAGCAGGCGTTCGACCAATTGGTGAACAATGGCATCGAAGGTCTTATAGCTATTGGGGGGAACGGCACCTTCACCGGAGCCACTATTTTCGAGCAGGAATTTGGCATTCCAACCGTAGGAGCGCCCGGTACCATCGACAACGACCTGTTCGGCACCGACTACACCATCGGCTACGACACGGCCGTGAATACGGCCCTAGAAGCCATCGATAAAATCCGTGACACCGCAGACTCCCACGACCGGTGCTTCTTTGTGGAGGTGATGGGCCGCGACTCCGGCTATATTGCTATTCCATGTGCTATTGGCGGAGGAGCTGAAATTGTGATGGTGCCGGAAACGCAAATGTCGACGGAGTCTGTGATTGACACGCTGCAATCCAGCTGGCAGCGCTCCAAAACCTCCTTTATTGTGATTGTGGCCGAGGGTGAAGTGGAAGGCAACGCGCAGTTGGTTGCCCAGCGCGTGAAAGAAGCTATTCCTCAGCTTGATACCCGCGTAACGGTTATTGGGCATATCCAGCGGGGCGGTGCCCCCTCGGCCGCCGACCGGATGCTGGCTTCGCAGATTGGTATTGCGGCCGTTGAAGGGCTGCTCAATGGCATGCGCAACGTCATGGCGGGCATTGTGAACCGCCAGTTGGTGTACACTCCCTTCAACGACACCATTCACAAGAAAAAACTAATCAACCAGAGCTTCATGCGCATGGTGGAGATTCTAAGCGTGTAACGCGTGTAGTTACTTAACTGCAATAAATGACGGGCGGCAACCAACTATCCAGTTGATTGCCGCCCCTTTTGTGTGCACCTGCTTTCAGCGCTTGTTGCTTTCTTGTTCTACGGCTGCCTCTTACTGCATGAAACATTCTTACGCTTTCTTCTCCCTCGGTCCGTTGTTGGCCGCCGCTGCCCTACCCGCACAAGCTCAATCAGAGCCCGGTACTGCCACGCACCGCCCGGCCTTGCTGCGCCTCGGGGTAGGCAGTTGCCTGAACGGCTCCGGCGACTACGGTGTAGTGAAAATGCACGCGGAATATGCGCCGCAATTTGGTCGGCACTTGCGGCTAGGGTCTCGGTTGGCGGTCATCAGTGGTTCAACCACCTACGATTTTGGATATGGCTATGTAGTGCCAGAATCATACAGAGCCGTGAACCTGGAGCAGGAAGTGTATTGGGTGCCCTTCGGGGTAAATAAACCGGTGGAATTTAGCGTGGGCGTGGGAGCTTTCGGCGGGTACGGCAGCTCGAAAGGTCTTCGCTATGGCGGCCTGCGGCACAATGATTACAACGGAAACCCCTTGGCCTATCCGGAGTTTGAGTACGTTTCCTTCCACAATCGTGGATTCCACGCAGGCTATATTGCTTCCTTAAACCTCGATGTAGCTATTGACCAGGCACGGACTTGGCGCGTAGGTGGGCGCTTGTCTCTGCAAAATGACACGCGGGCTACGATCCTGCCTGGCGGCCAATTCCAGATCAGCCGTGCGTGGTAGAACAGTCAAATACACTTGGCCTTCCACCCCACTTGATGCGTGGAATGTTGGAAGGACAGACTTTGGTCTGATTGAATAGCCACTACATCAGCTTCTCGCTACTTCGCCTCCACCCACTGATAGTCTGGGTCGCGGCGCAGCCACGTGAGCTGCCGCTTAGCATAGCGCCGGGTGTTGCGCTTGAGCAGGCGTACGGCTTCCGGCCAGTCGTGGAGGCCGTCGAGAAAATCGAAGATTTCCTGATACCCTACCGTTTGGAGGGCATTGTGGTGCCGGTACGGCAACAACGAGTTCACTTCTTCCAGCAGACCGGCTTCTAGCATCTGGTCTACGCGCTGGTCGATGCGGTGGTAGAGTTCCTCTCGCTCGCGCGTGAGGGCCACCTTGCTGATTCGGAACGGCCGTTGCGTGGCCAACCGGCCGGTATGAAAGCTGGAAAATGGCTGCCCAGTGGCCCGGCATATTTCCACGGCCCGCAGCACCCGCTGGGGGTTCTGCCGGTCGATGCGGCTGTGTGCTACGGGGTCCAGACGGGCCAGCTCTGCTACCAACGGCTCCAAACCCAGTGTGGCTAGCTCTAACTGAAGCTGTACCCGTATGGCCGGATCAACAGCAGGCAGCTCATCAAGCCCATCGGTAACGGCCTGCAAGTACAGCCCCGAGCCGCCCGTGAGTATTATCAGGCGGTGCTGCTTGAACAATTCATCCAGCAAGGCCAGGCAGTCAACTTCGTAACGGCCAGCATTGTACTCCTGCGTGATGCTATGCGAATCAATGAAATGGTGCGGCACCCCTTGCATTTCCTGGGGCGTCGGCTTGGCCGTGCCAATGCTCATCTCCCGGAAAAACTGCCGTGAGTCGGCCGATACTATCTCAGTGCGAAAATGCTGAGCCAGCTGGACGCAAAGCGCCGTTTTGCCCACGGCAGTAGGGCCAGCCACCACCGCCAACAGCGGCTGACTTGGGTACGCCGTCAATTCCACTTCAAGCGCGGCTATCAACTCCATTAAAGTGCTCATTGCTAGCAGAAAGTCAAGTAAGATTAGTGCGCGGGCTTCCCAAGCAAAGTGGCGTACAGGGCTAGCAGTTGCTGCTCTTCGTGCTGCCAGTTCAGCTCGTGGCGGGCACGGCGGCAGTTTTCAGCTAATTGCTGGTACCGCGCTGGCTCATCACGCAGCAGGCGGTTGAGGGCAGTTGCCAGCGTGGCAGGCGCAAGGTTGGTTACCATTTCCGCCACGTCGTACCGCTCGTTAAGGGCACGGTACTCAGGAAAATCAATAACCACTTGCGGCACACCGGCGTGCAGGTAGTCGAAGAATTTGTTGGCTAAAGAATAATAATAGCTTAAGCCTTGGTTTTCTAGCAGCATCACCCCCACCGACGCGTGCCGGGTCACGTCGCGCAGCGCGTCGGGCAGCACAAAGCCCCTGAATTCCACTTTGCCGCTCTCCAATAGGCCGAGTGCCGCTGCCCGCGCCCGCAATTCCTCTGACAAATCACCTTCGCCACATAATACCAGTCGGCCGGCTACGTGCGGCATAGCGTCCAGCAAGGCCTCAAGCCCGCGGCCCACGTTCAGTACCCCTTGGTAGAGTATATAGCCGGTGGCAGGTGCCGCTAAAGGCGGTGCGGGCAATGTCGTTTCGGTGAGGCGGCTAATATTGCGTATCACCGAAAACGGACGGCCATACCGCTGCTCGAACAGCTGGGCCAGCGCCGGGCCCACCGTGTAGGCCAACTGCGCACGCGCCACCACAAAGCGCTCCACCCATTGCCACACCCGCTGCACGGCCGGGCGCACCACCACTTCCGGTACTTCCGTGAATAGCTCGTGCGCATCGTATATCAGCGGCTGACCGCCTAGCCATGCCCGCAGCCACACCGGCATGGCGGTATCCAAATCAATGGCGCACCACGCAGAGGCGCGGCGCGGCAGCAGATACAGGAAGAGGCGCAGGTTGAATTCCAGGTAGAAAAGCTTCCCCCGCTGAAACCAACAGCGCAACCGATGCTGTTGGTAAGGTTGTGGTACTAGGGGTTGCGAATGATTCCATTGGCGCCCAATAAGCCATACGTCGTAGCCTGCCCGAGCTAAACTCCCGCAAATACGCTGCATGCGCTGATCATAGTTTAGGTCAGTCGTGACGGTAAAGTACAGGCGGGAAGCAGTCATAGAGTGGATTGCGCAACATCCGGACGATAACGGCCATGCAAAGCGCGGAGGTTCGGGATATTTTCGTCAAATTTAGGGGTTAAAACCGGCCCAGTGGGAGTTTCGTGTTTGCTCCTGTTAAGCCTCTTGTTACCCTGATGTCTCAATCCGCTGCCTCGCCTTCTACTGCTGCCGCGGCCCCGCCGACAGATTATTACCGCGCTTTGTTTGATGACGCCTACGATGCCCAACTCCTCTACAATGAGCAAGGCAACCTAGTCGACTGCAATAAGGCTGCCTTGCATCTGCTTGGGGTTAGTCGCGCCGATCTGCAAACCAATGGTCTGATGGCCCTCACTGTGCCAACCGCCATTACGGGGCAGTGGCACACCGAAGCTACGCTACGGGAGGCCATCCGATACACCGCCCGCACGGGCAAAGAAGCGGCGCGGCCTTGGCAAGCACGGCGGCCCAACCAGCGGCTGTTGTCGGCTCAGTTGATGCTGCGCCGCTTGGCGCTGCCGGATGGCGCCGTGCGCGTGCTGATGATTTTGCGCGAAAGCCTTGCTATTGGTCCGCCGCAGCCCATTGAGGCGGATATCAATGTGCAGCAGCTTGTTATCGAGCGGACGCAGACCCAGCTGCGCGACCTGCTCTCCCGCACCACGCTCAGCTACGTGCTCATCGACCGTGCGGGCTTGGTGGTGGATACCAACGACTTCTTCCTGGAGTTCACGGGGTACACGCGCGAGGAAATCGTCGGTCAACCCTACCACGACATCTTCTCGCCGCCCACCGAGCGGGAAAGCCGCTTCACCTCCTACCTGACGTGTATTCGGGAAGAGCGTTTGCAGGATTTCTATGAGCGGTCCTTGCTCACGAAGAACGGCCAGATGCGCATGGTGCACTGGCACGCCGAGTTTGCCCGTGACGCCGCCAACACCATCAACGGCATCTTCGTGGTGGGCCGCGACTTCACGGAGCGCCACGTAGCCGCCCGAGCCCTCACCGATAACCGCAATCGGCTTCAGGACTTTCTTGACAACGCCCACGACCTCATTCAGAACCTGAGCATTGACAATCGGCTTTTGTTCGTGAACAAGGCCTGGAAAGAAAAGCTCGGTTACTCCGACGAGGACTTGCCCAACCTCACTCTCTCGGATGTGGTACACCCTTATTATAAGGCCAAGTTGCTGTATCAGCTACGCAACCTGTACAAGGGCGAGAAAGTCAACAAGCTTGAAACTGTATTCCTCACTAAAACGGGCAAGCCCGTTCACCTGATCGGTTCCATTTCCTGCTCCTGGCAGGATAGTGAGCCGGTGAGCACCCGCGCTATTCTGCACGACATCACCGACCGCATCAAGGCGGAACGGCTGCAGAAAGTGTACTACAGCATTGCCAACCTGGCAATTAGCTCCAAAGACTTGCACTCGCTTTACGGGGCTATTCACCGGGAGCTAAGCAAAATCATTGAAACCAATAACTTCTTTATTGCTCTTTGCGACGAAGCTCGGACGCAGTTGCAGTTTGCGTACTTCGTCGACCAGAACTCGCCAGGCGAAGTAGGAGCGGTATCACGGCCCTTCTCCTCGGGCATGTCAGAGTACATTATCCGGACCGGCCGGCCGCAGTACATGCTGCGCAACGAGCTGGAAGAGCTTATCAGCAGTAGCACTATTACAGCTTACGGCCTGATTCCGGAGGTAATGCTTTGCTCGCCGCTTAGCATTGGGGAGCGTATCATTGGCGTGATTGCCGTGCAGGACTATCACAAGGC is from Hymenobacter tibetensis and encodes:
- a CDS encoding zinc ribbon domain-containing protein, whose protein sequence is MIQFVANHDDLSTDKGFQFKFYCDKCRNGHMSRFQPNAVGIAGSLLTAAGSLFGGMFHQAGNAAYHVQRAIGGKAHDEALEKAVLEGKQHFKQCTRCGHWVCPDVCWNSKAGLCEDCAPDEHEELAAQQALAGREQIYTKTRAQDYTKELDFLNRGGIVQCQSCNTKLNPGQKFCPQCGTPSAAVAQAKEKFCVDCGTTMKADQRFCAECGAKQ
- a CDS encoding DUF481 domain-containing protein, with translation MRICYFLLAFFLFYTNTSTAQVLPPDTTIIRYAGQLTGQYTSGGVNRTLLATTHTLTLLRGQHFGAPVTGSFTYGRQDGLLKERELLFNATPYYWLGHFRAYGIGGYEQSNLRGINQRIQLGLGPGWAFYTDSLGREVSVSNLFIREATYFQDGSQRIVSRSSLRLRLVYNQGVFSLHSTTFYQPNLSGFADYRINQLSTLALRFTARFAITASYTYTYESRVLEGKPNDNTNLTVGVAFSTKQVQPPISTTALTPAFEQPSCAQPMRCGTTATHGLRSCRRG
- a CDS encoding RNA polymerase sigma factor; the encoded protein is MEDQDILAKFADPAARNVAFNQLVRKYQTKVYWHIRKMVVDHDDADDLTQDVFVKVWKHLENFRQDASLYTWIYRIATNECLSFLASKRRKFFLPLNDVGAELAAKMEADPSVAGDDIELRLQKAILKLPDKQRLVFNLRYYDEMPYEQMAEVTGTSVGALKASYHHAAKKIEQFINDQ
- a CDS encoding Spy/CpxP family protein refolding chaperone, whose translation is MKFLFCSLLMFSLLAVTPVVAQPSPGGRQGRMSQLENAKIAYITEKVSLTQDQAQRFWPVYNEFSSKRRDLNHRMRELRTSDQDALSDDQIKDNLTQALAMRQQEVNLEKEYFNKFQKVLSIRQVGKLFQAERQFTKEVLKRVTDRRGGPPSAGAGAAD
- a CDS encoding aspartate aminotransferase family protein, with protein sequence MLTPRQLFLRHQAQTSDFPLLVEIERAEGVYMYGPEGQRYLDVISGIGVSNVGHRHPRVIEAIKDQLDKYLHLMVYGEFVQAPPAQLAHALHETLPAHLDNVYFTNSGTEAIEGALKLAKRYTGRTGFVSCQNAYHGSTHGALSITGSEGFKNSYRPLLPDVRHIRFNQLADLKLIDEHTAAVVVETVQGEAGVRVPEPGYLPALRRRCTEVGALLILDEIQCGFGRTGTFWAFEQFDVTPDILVCAKGMGGGMPIGAFISSQEIMAGLKTNPILGHCTTFGGHPVSCAASLATLRVLQEENLLAGVAEKATRFRRQLVHPAIRDVRGCGLLMAVEFDSFDVLKPIIDRALWHEGVLTDWFLFCDNSLRLAPPLIITNDEIDEACAALLRAITFVCG
- a CDS encoding tellurite resistance TerB family protein produces the protein MFGFFENEQTRKVKSHIQNLAALAKADGHLDEREMSFIVTVGKRNGIRADQVRTIVANSSLNQLIVPDNDSERFDQIFDMVDMMLADGIVDDSEMDFCTIMAEKLGFRKDIVGLLVKKISQGVKDGRERGDIKDETQAFLKTACG
- the pfkA gene encoding 6-phosphofructokinase, with translation MKRIAVFTSGGDSPGMNACIRAVVRTAVYHGIEVYGIMRGYSGMIKGEFVRLDSASVANTIQKGGTILKSARSQKFLTKEGRQQAFDQLVNNGIEGLIAIGGNGTFTGATIFEQEFGIPTVGAPGTIDNDLFGTDYTIGYDTAVNTALEAIDKIRDTADSHDRCFFVEVMGRDSGYIAIPCAIGGGAEIVMVPETQMSTESVIDTLQSSWQRSKTSFIVIVAEGEVEGNAQLVAQRVKEAIPQLDTRVTVIGHIQRGGAPSAADRMLASQIGIAAVEGLLNGMRNVMAGIVNRQLVYTPFNDTIHKKKLINQSFMRMVEILSV
- the miaA gene encoding tRNA (adenosine(37)-N6)-dimethylallyltransferase MiaA, which encodes MELIAALEVELTAYPSQPLLAVVAGPTAVGKTALCVQLAQHFRTEIVSADSRQFFREMSIGTAKPTPQEMQGVPHHFIDSHSITQEYNAGRYEVDCLALLDELFKQHRLIILTGGSGLYLQAVTDGLDELPAVDPAIRVQLQLELATLGLEPLVAELARLDPVAHSRIDRQNPQRVLRAVEICRATGQPFSSFHTGRLATQRPFRISKVALTREREELYHRIDQRVDQMLEAGLLEEVNSLLPYRHHNALQTVGYQEIFDFLDGLHDWPEAVRLLKRNTRRYAKRQLTWLRRDPDYQWVEAK
- a CDS encoding glycosyltransferase, with protein sequence MTASRLYFTVTTDLNYDQRMQRICGSLARAGYDVWLIGRQWNHSQPLVPQPYQQHRLRCWFQRGKLFYLEFNLRLFLYLLPRRASAWCAIDLDTAMPVWLRAWLGGQPLIYDAHELFTEVPEVVVRPAVQRVWQWVERFVVARAQLAYTVGPALAQLFEQRYGRPFSVIRNISRLTETTLPAPPLAAPATGYILYQGVLNVGRGLEALLDAMPHVAGRLVLCGEGDLSEELRARAAALGLLESGKVEFRGFVLPDALRDVTRHASVGVMLLENQGLSYYYSLANKFFDYLHAGVPQVVIDFPEYRALNERYDVAEMVTNLAPATLATALNRLLRDEPARYQQLAENCRRARHELNWQHEEQQLLALYATLLGKPAH